A window of the Malaclemys terrapin pileata isolate rMalTer1 chromosome 6, rMalTer1.hap1, whole genome shotgun sequence genome harbors these coding sequences:
- the LOC128839817 gene encoding uncharacterized protein LOC128839817 gives MAERGYSRDVTQCRVKIKELRQGYQKTKEANGLSGSHPQTSRFYEALHSILGAAATTTPPVTVDSEDGIVSTAGSSDMLADGEDEEGDEEDEAVDSAHNADFPDSQDLFITLTEIPYQPSPAVTPDTESGEGSATPSATVSQPSLSSHSQRLARIRHKKKRTREDMFSELIACSRAQAAQQTQWRENLTRMHQANMDREERWRQEDQQATQTLLGLMREQTDTLRRLVDVLQERRQEDRAPLQSISNRPPPPPSPILPSPKVHRRRGGRVPANSHSTPAESSSSRRLSFPKI, from the exons atggcagagagaggatacagccgggatgtaacgcagtgccgcgtgaaaatcaaggagctgagacaaggctaccagaagaccaaagaggcaaacggactctccggatcccatccccagacatcccgtttctacgaggcactgcattccatcctcggtgcggccgccaccactaccccaccagtgaccgtggactctgaggatgggatagtgtccacggctggatcctcggacatgttagcggacggggaagatgaggaaggagatgaggaggacgaggcagtcgacagcgctcacaacgctgatttccccgacagccaggatctcttcatcacccttacagagatcccctaccaaccctccccagccgttaccccggacacagaatctggggaaggatcagcca ccccatctgcgactgtctcacaacctagcctgtcatcacactcccagaggctagcgcggattaggcataagaagaagaggacacgggaggacatgttctcggagcttatagcctgctccagagcccaggcagcacagcagacccagtggcgggagaacttgacccgaatgcaccaagccaacatggatcgggaggagaggtggcgtcaggaagaccagcaggcgactcaaaccctgcttggactaatgagggagcaaacggacacgctccggcgccttgtggatgttctgcaggaacggaggcaggaggacagagccccgctgcagtccatctctaaccgccctcccccgccaccaagtcccatactcccctcacccaaagtgcacagaaggagaggcggcagagtccctgctaactctcactccacccctgcagagagctcgagcagcagaaggctctcattccccaaaatttga